A part of Populus alba chromosome 8, ASM523922v2, whole genome shotgun sequence genomic DNA contains:
- the LOC118062532 gene encoding ribonuclease 3 yields the protein MKMKLNFSILIKLAIIQYLSVLCVSEDFGFFYFVQQWPGSYCDTKHSCCYPRTGKPVADFGIHGLWPQNEDGSYPQNCNPDNALDEDQISDLTSSLQKDWPSLSCPSSTGFRFWSHEWEKHGTCAESEEIDQHGYFEAALKLKEKANLLQALNNAGIKPDDEFYDLDSIKEAIKDATGFTPGIECNIDASKNSQLYQVFMCVDISGSEFIECPVLPKRRCASKVQFPKF from the exons ATGAAGATGAAACTCAACTTTTCAATCTTAATCAAGCTTGCGATTATACAATACCTTTCAGTTCTTTGTGTTTCTGaggattttggttttttctacTTCGTCCAACAG TGGCCAGGATCATACTGTGACACAAAACATAGCTGTTGCTATCCAAGGACTGGAAAACCAGTTGCAGATTTTGGGATTCATGGACTTTGGCCTCAGAATGAAGATGGCTCGTACCCACAAAACTGTAACCCGGATAATGCTTTGGATGAAGACCAG ATCTCAGACTTGACAAGCAGTTTGCAAAAGGATTGGCCATCACTGTCCTGCCCCAGCAGCACTGGCTTCAGGTTTTGGTCACATGAATGGGAAAAGCACGGGACATGCGCTGAGTCAGAAGAAATTGACCAGCACGGTTACTTTGAAGCAGCTCTTAAGCTTAAGGAAAAGGCAAACCTTCTCCAAGCTCTTAATAATGCAG GAATTAAACCAGACGATGAATTTTATGACTTGGACAGCATAAAAGAAGCTATAAAAGATGCTACTGGATTTACTCCTGGCATAGAGTGCAATATCGATGCATCCAAAAATAGCCAGCTGTACCAGGTTTTCATGTGTGTAGACATTTCTGGGTCAGAATTCATAGAATGTCCGGTGCTACCAAAGAGAAGATGTGCATCTAAGGTCCAGTTTCCTAAGTTTTAG
- the LOC118062533 gene encoding beta-1,3-galactosyltransferase GALT1 isoform X1, with translation MRKWYGSVLFASLFMLLVLRYGLLKNPIGEIYSLSPANASKPLEWVHPAPQPAVQNPENSSQVFSMDTIASSMFALRNISNEEQKSLQTWNLLKHLIDQSQVLSNGVEAIKEAGNAWSSLMTSIEEERLGYTNESSNRRVKEKQCPHFLNIMNATEHDNGGYKLWLPCGLTQGSSMTIIGIPDGLLGNFRIDLTGEELPGEPDPPIILHYNVRLHGDKITEDPVIVQNTWTVAHDWGEEERCPSPSPEKIKKVDELDQCNKMVGRNDTRVTGMHSDGSRRSSFQEGTKVRRYFPFKQGQLSVATLRMGMEGIQTIVDGKHITSFAYRETLEPWLVSEVRISGDVKLISVVASGLPTSEDSEHAIDLEVLKSAPLSPKRSLDLFIGVFSTANNFKRRMAVRRTWMQYAAVRAGEVAVRFFVGLHKSQIVNEELWNEARTYGDIQLMPFVDYYNLITWKTLAICIFGTEVASAKYVTKTDDDAFVRVDEMLASLKRIKVSHGLLYGLINSDSRPHRSTESKWYISPEEWSEETYPPWAHGPGYVVSRDIAEAVYKRYKEGRLKMFKLEDVAMGIWIAEMKREGLEVKYEMEARVYNEGCKDGYVVAHYQGPREMLCLWQKLQEGNGARCCG, from the exons ATGAGGAAGTGGTACGGTAGTGTTCTGTTTGCATCCTTGTTCATGTTATTGGTCCTTAGATACGGGCTCCTGAAAAATCCAATAGGAGAAATTTATTCGTTGAGTCCCGCCAATGCAAGCAAGCCTCTTGAATGGGTGCATCCTGCTCCTCAACCTGCAGTTCAAAATCCAGAGAATTCTTCTCAAGTTTTTTCTATGGATACCATTGCCTCCAGTATGTTTGCTCTGAGAAATATTTCCAATGAAGAGCAAAAATCTCTGCAGACATGGAATCTACTAAAACACTTGATTGATCAATCTCAGGTTTTATCAAATGGAGTAGAAGCTATTAAGGAAGCTGGAAATGCATGGAGCAGCCTAATGACTTCCATCGAAGAGGAAAGACTTGGTTATACAAATGAAAGTTCAAATAGGAGAGTAAAAGAGAAACAATGTCCTCATTTTCTTAACATAATGAATGCCACAGAGCATGATAATGGCGGTTATAAATTGTGGCTTCCTTGTGGCCTGACTCAGGGTTCTTCCATGACAATTATTGGCATTCCAGATGGTCTTCTTGGCAATTTTCGGATTGACTTAACCGGGGAAGAACTTCCTGGGGAGCCTGATCCACCCATCATTTTACATTACAATGTTAGGCTTCATGGTGATAAGATTACAGAGGATCCAGTAATAGTCCAAAACACCTGGACTGTGGCTCATGACTGGGGTGAAGAGGAGCGCTGTCCTTCTCCATCtcctgaaaaaattaagaaag TGGATGAGTTGGATCAATGTAATAAGATGGTGGGAAGAAATGATACTCGGGTGACTGGCATGCATTCTGATGGTTCAAGAAGGTCTTCATTTCAGGAAGGAACTAAAGTAAGAAGATATTTTCCATTTAAGCAAGGTCAGCTATCTGTTGCAACGCTTAGAATGGGAATGGAAGGAATCCAGACGATTGTTGATGGAAAGCATATAACATCTTTTGCATACCGTGAA ACTTTGGAGCCATGGCTAGTGAGTGAAGTTAGGATTTCTGGGGATGTAAAGCTAATTTCAGTTGTGGCTAGTGGTCTTCCTACATCAGAGGATTCAGAGCATGCAATTGATCTAGAAGTACTCAAATCAGCTCCTCTCTCCCCAAAAAGATCACTGGATCTCTTTATTGGTGTTTTTTCTACAGCAAACAATTTTAAGCGTAGGATGGCTGTTCGGAGAACGTGGATGCAGTATGCTGCAGTGCGAGCAGGGGAAGTTGCAGTGCGCTTTTTTGTTGGTCTG CATAAAAGTCAAATAGTGAATGAGGAACTCTGGAATGAAGCGCGGACATATGGAGACATACAGCTGATGCCTTTTGTTGACTACTACAACCTCATAACCTGGAAAACTTTAGCTATCTGCATCTTTGGG ACAGAGGTCGCATCAGCCAAGTATGTCACAAAGACTGATGATGATGCATTTGTTCGTGTGGATGAAATGCTAGCTTCTTTAAAGAGGATCAAAGTGAGTCATGGCTTGCTCTATGGATTAATCAATTCAGACTCACGGCCTCATAGGAGCACTGAAAGCAAGTGGTATATTAGCCCAGAG GAATGGTCTGAAGAGACATACCCCCCCTGGGCACATGGTCCTGGTTATGTGGTGTCACGAGACATTGCCGAGGCAGTTTACAAGAGATACAAAGAGGGCCGTTTAAAG ATGTTTAAGCTAGAAGATGTAGCAATGGGTATCTGGATTGCAGAAATGAAAAGGGAGGGTTTAGAAGTTAAATATGAGATGGAAGCGAGGGTCTATAATGAAGGGTGCAAGGATGGCTATGTTGTTGCCCACTACCAAGGTCCTAGGGAAATGCTTTGTCTATGGCAGAAACTTCAAGAAGGAAATGGTGCTAGATGCTGCGGGTGA
- the LOC118062533 gene encoding beta-1,3-galactosyltransferase GALT1 isoform X3: protein MRKWYGSVLFASLFMLLVLRYGLLKNPIGEIYSLSPANASKPLEWVHPAPQPAVQNPENSSQVFSMDTIASSMFALRNISNEEQKSLQTWNLLKHLIDQSQVLSNGVEAIKEAGNAWSSLMTSIEEERLGYTNESSNRRVKEKQCPHFLNIMNATEHDNGGYKLWLPCGLTQGSSMTIIGIPDGLLGNFRIDLTGEELPGEPDPPIILHYNVRLHGDKITEDPVIVQNTWTVAHDWGEEERCPSPSPEKIKKVDELDQCNKMVGRNDTRVTGMHSDGSRRSSFQEGTKVRRYFPFKQGQLSVATLRMGMEGIQTIVDGKHITSFAYRETLEPWLVSEVRISGDVKLISVVASGLPTSEDSEHAIDLEVLKSAPLSPKRSLDLFIGVFSTANNFKRRMAVRRTWMQYAAVRAGEVAVRFFVGLHKSQIVNEELWNEARTYGDIQLMPFVDYYNLITWKTLAICIFGTEVASAKYVTKTDDDAFVRVDEMLASLKRIKVSHGLLYGLINSDSRPHRSTESKWYISPEIHLNTDITNKYPSYTEDLIYVLLARISSRTLKF from the exons ATGAGGAAGTGGTACGGTAGTGTTCTGTTTGCATCCTTGTTCATGTTATTGGTCCTTAGATACGGGCTCCTGAAAAATCCAATAGGAGAAATTTATTCGTTGAGTCCCGCCAATGCAAGCAAGCCTCTTGAATGGGTGCATCCTGCTCCTCAACCTGCAGTTCAAAATCCAGAGAATTCTTCTCAAGTTTTTTCTATGGATACCATTGCCTCCAGTATGTTTGCTCTGAGAAATATTTCCAATGAAGAGCAAAAATCTCTGCAGACATGGAATCTACTAAAACACTTGATTGATCAATCTCAGGTTTTATCAAATGGAGTAGAAGCTATTAAGGAAGCTGGAAATGCATGGAGCAGCCTAATGACTTCCATCGAAGAGGAAAGACTTGGTTATACAAATGAAAGTTCAAATAGGAGAGTAAAAGAGAAACAATGTCCTCATTTTCTTAACATAATGAATGCCACAGAGCATGATAATGGCGGTTATAAATTGTGGCTTCCTTGTGGCCTGACTCAGGGTTCTTCCATGACAATTATTGGCATTCCAGATGGTCTTCTTGGCAATTTTCGGATTGACTTAACCGGGGAAGAACTTCCTGGGGAGCCTGATCCACCCATCATTTTACATTACAATGTTAGGCTTCATGGTGATAAGATTACAGAGGATCCAGTAATAGTCCAAAACACCTGGACTGTGGCTCATGACTGGGGTGAAGAGGAGCGCTGTCCTTCTCCATCtcctgaaaaaattaagaaag TGGATGAGTTGGATCAATGTAATAAGATGGTGGGAAGAAATGATACTCGGGTGACTGGCATGCATTCTGATGGTTCAAGAAGGTCTTCATTTCAGGAAGGAACTAAAGTAAGAAGATATTTTCCATTTAAGCAAGGTCAGCTATCTGTTGCAACGCTTAGAATGGGAATGGAAGGAATCCAGACGATTGTTGATGGAAAGCATATAACATCTTTTGCATACCGTGAA ACTTTGGAGCCATGGCTAGTGAGTGAAGTTAGGATTTCTGGGGATGTAAAGCTAATTTCAGTTGTGGCTAGTGGTCTTCCTACATCAGAGGATTCAGAGCATGCAATTGATCTAGAAGTACTCAAATCAGCTCCTCTCTCCCCAAAAAGATCACTGGATCTCTTTATTGGTGTTTTTTCTACAGCAAACAATTTTAAGCGTAGGATGGCTGTTCGGAGAACGTGGATGCAGTATGCTGCAGTGCGAGCAGGGGAAGTTGCAGTGCGCTTTTTTGTTGGTCTG CATAAAAGTCAAATAGTGAATGAGGAACTCTGGAATGAAGCGCGGACATATGGAGACATACAGCTGATGCCTTTTGTTGACTACTACAACCTCATAACCTGGAAAACTTTAGCTATCTGCATCTTTGGG ACAGAGGTCGCATCAGCCAAGTATGTCACAAAGACTGATGATGATGCATTTGTTCGTGTGGATGAAATGCTAGCTTCTTTAAAGAGGATCAAAGTGAGTCATGGCTTGCTCTATGGATTAATCAATTCAGACTCACGGCCTCATAGGAGCACTGAAAGCAAGTGGTATATTAGCCCAGAG ATTCACCTAAACACAGACATCACAAATAAATACCCATCATATACAGAAGATCTGATATATGTTCTTCTTGCAAGGATTTCAAGCAGGACCCTGAAATTTTAG
- the LOC118062533 gene encoding beta-1,3-galactosyltransferase GALT1 isoform X2 — protein sequence MQASLLNGCILLLNLQFKIQRILLKFFLWIPLPPVLSNGVEAIKEAGNAWSSLMTSIEEERLGYTNESSNRRVKEKQCPHFLNIMNATEHDNGGYKLWLPCGLTQGSSMTIIGIPDGLLGNFRIDLTGEELPGEPDPPIILHYNVRLHGDKITEDPVIVQNTWTVAHDWGEEERCPSPSPEKIKKVDELDQCNKMVGRNDTRVTGMHSDGSRRSSFQEGTKVRRYFPFKQGQLSVATLRMGMEGIQTIVDGKHITSFAYRETLEPWLVSEVRISGDVKLISVVASGLPTSEDSEHAIDLEVLKSAPLSPKRSLDLFIGVFSTANNFKRRMAVRRTWMQYAAVRAGEVAVRFFVGLHKSQIVNEELWNEARTYGDIQLMPFVDYYNLITWKTLAICIFGTEVASAKYVTKTDDDAFVRVDEMLASLKRIKVSHGLLYGLINSDSRPHRSTESKWYISPEEWSEETYPPWAHGPGYVVSRDIAEAVYKRYKEGRLKMFKLEDVAMGIWIAEMKREGLEVKYEMEARVYNEGCKDGYVVAHYQGPREMLCLWQKLQEGNGARCCG from the exons ATGCAAGCAAGCCTCTTGAATGGGTGCATCCTGCTCCTCAACCTGCAGTTCAAAATCCAGAGAATTCTTCTCAAGTTTTTTCTATGGATACCATTGCCTCCA GTTTTATCAAATGGAGTAGAAGCTATTAAGGAAGCTGGAAATGCATGGAGCAGCCTAATGACTTCCATCGAAGAGGAAAGACTTGGTTATACAAATGAAAGTTCAAATAGGAGAGTAAAAGAGAAACAATGTCCTCATTTTCTTAACATAATGAATGCCACAGAGCATGATAATGGCGGTTATAAATTGTGGCTTCCTTGTGGCCTGACTCAGGGTTCTTCCATGACAATTATTGGCATTCCAGATGGTCTTCTTGGCAATTTTCGGATTGACTTAACCGGGGAAGAACTTCCTGGGGAGCCTGATCCACCCATCATTTTACATTACAATGTTAGGCTTCATGGTGATAAGATTACAGAGGATCCAGTAATAGTCCAAAACACCTGGACTGTGGCTCATGACTGGGGTGAAGAGGAGCGCTGTCCTTCTCCATCtcctgaaaaaattaagaaag TGGATGAGTTGGATCAATGTAATAAGATGGTGGGAAGAAATGATACTCGGGTGACTGGCATGCATTCTGATGGTTCAAGAAGGTCTTCATTTCAGGAAGGAACTAAAGTAAGAAGATATTTTCCATTTAAGCAAGGTCAGCTATCTGTTGCAACGCTTAGAATGGGAATGGAAGGAATCCAGACGATTGTTGATGGAAAGCATATAACATCTTTTGCATACCGTGAA ACTTTGGAGCCATGGCTAGTGAGTGAAGTTAGGATTTCTGGGGATGTAAAGCTAATTTCAGTTGTGGCTAGTGGTCTTCCTACATCAGAGGATTCAGAGCATGCAATTGATCTAGAAGTACTCAAATCAGCTCCTCTCTCCCCAAAAAGATCACTGGATCTCTTTATTGGTGTTTTTTCTACAGCAAACAATTTTAAGCGTAGGATGGCTGTTCGGAGAACGTGGATGCAGTATGCTGCAGTGCGAGCAGGGGAAGTTGCAGTGCGCTTTTTTGTTGGTCTG CATAAAAGTCAAATAGTGAATGAGGAACTCTGGAATGAAGCGCGGACATATGGAGACATACAGCTGATGCCTTTTGTTGACTACTACAACCTCATAACCTGGAAAACTTTAGCTATCTGCATCTTTGGG ACAGAGGTCGCATCAGCCAAGTATGTCACAAAGACTGATGATGATGCATTTGTTCGTGTGGATGAAATGCTAGCTTCTTTAAAGAGGATCAAAGTGAGTCATGGCTTGCTCTATGGATTAATCAATTCAGACTCACGGCCTCATAGGAGCACTGAAAGCAAGTGGTATATTAGCCCAGAG GAATGGTCTGAAGAGACATACCCCCCCTGGGCACATGGTCCTGGTTATGTGGTGTCACGAGACATTGCCGAGGCAGTTTACAAGAGATACAAAGAGGGCCGTTTAAAG ATGTTTAAGCTAGAAGATGTAGCAATGGGTATCTGGATTGCAGAAATGAAAAGGGAGGGTTTAGAAGTTAAATATGAGATGGAAGCGAGGGTCTATAATGAAGGGTGCAAGGATGGCTATGTTGTTGCCCACTACCAAGGTCCTAGGGAAATGCTTTGTCTATGGCAGAAACTTCAAGAAGGAAATGGTGCTAGATGCTGCGGGTGA
- the LOC118062535 gene encoding protein DMP9: protein MEQTPGEEIGIRIYTASPQNEPKATKISTGSPQNDEPRAPKPLCKLTKAPKEPGNKRRAVAKGMQKTISKTSMLVNFLPTGTLLTFEMLLPSISRNGVCTPVTALMIHVLLGLCSVSCFLFHFTDSFKGPDDKIYYGLVTTKGLAVFNPGLTVEVPKDERYKIGFTDFVHAMMSVMVFMAIALSDHRVTDCLFPRHVKEMDEVMESFPLMVGVICSGLFLVFPTSRHGIGCMAN from the coding sequence ATGGAGCAAACTCCAGGAGAAGAAATTGGAATCAGAATCTACACTGCATCCCCACAAAATGAACCAAAAGCAACAAAAATCTCCACTGGATCCCCACAAAATGATGAACCAAGAGCACCAAAGCCATTATGCAAACTCACCAAAGCCCCTAAAGAACCAGGTAACAAAAGGAGAGCCGTGGCTAAAGGAATGCAAAAAACAATCTCCAAAACATCAATGCTTGTTAACTTCCTTCCTACAGGCACCCTTTTGACTTTCGAAATGCTTCTCCCATCAATATCCAGGAATGGAGTGTGCACTCCTGTTACTGCCCTAATGATACATGTCCTACTTGGCCTTTGCTCTGTTTCCtgctttttatttcatttcactGACAGTTTTAAAGGCCCAGATGATAAAATTTACTATGGTTTAGTTACTACAAAAGGGTTGGCTGTTTTTAATCCTGGTCTTACCGTTGAAGTTCCTAAGGATGAGAGGTACAAGATTGGGTTTACCGATTTTGTTCATGCAATGATGTCGGTGATGGTCTTCATGGCAATTGCGTTGTCGGATCATAGAGTGACTGATTGCTTGTTTCCTAGGCATGTCAAGGAGATGGATGAAGTGATGGAGAGCTTTCCTCTCATGGTTGGTGTAATTTGCAGTGGCCTGTTCTTGGTGTTCCCTACAAGTCGACATGGCATTGGATGCATGGCTAATTGA
- the LOC118062537 gene encoding uncharacterized protein: MEYLLTSRSEIGIIQKSSLRCSGNVIYSFCNFGSSDFIFQQLHGVMAVRSVPSALPFKTCDVFGNPLKPFNFLPIQTRNFQTKTLVAKRRANTRTESAKIRNRRTLKKFNGTRTKPRLSIFCSTKQLYAMLVDDQSKKCLFYGSTLQKPLRGDPPRSTIEAAECLGEELIKACMDLKINEISSYDRNGFAGGERMQAFEIAISRHGFLPR; the protein is encoded by the exons ATGGAGTATCTGTTAACATCTAGAAGTGAAATTGGAATCATCCAGAAATCCTCTCTCAG GTGCTCTGGTAACGTAATTTATTCCTTCTGCAATTTTGGGTCATctgatttcatctttcaacaacTCCACGGTGTGATGGCTGTTAGGAGTGTTCCTTCCGCACTCCCGTTCAAAACTTGTGATGTCTTTGGAAACCCTTTAAAACCTTTTAATTTCCTTCCCATACAAACTAGAA attttcAAACAAAGACATTGGTGGCGAAAAGAAGAGCAAATACTCGAACAGAAAGTGCGAAAATCAGAAATAGAAGAACACTAAAGAAG TTTAATGGCACACGTACAAAACCAAGGCTGTCAATTTTCTGTTCGACCAAACAGTTGTATGCCATGCTGGTAGATGACCAAAGCAAGAAGTGTTTATTTTACGGAAGCACTCTGCAGAAACCTTTACGCGGTGATCCCCCTCGTAGCACCATT GAAGCTGCTGAATGTCTTGGCGAAGAGCTTATTAAGGCCTGTATGGATCTTAAGATCAATGAAATATCATCTTATGATCGCAATGGTTTTGCCGGCGGAGAGAGAATGCAAGCTTTCGAGATTGCAATTTCTCGTCATGGATTCTTACCAAGATAG
- the LOC118062538 gene encoding E3 ubiquitin-protein ligase MPSR1, which yields MASETELPAELSSMFERLLRHRDLSLFLPYFFGFTSTNSTEERDPDQEPQTTDPNERIILINPLTQGMVVIEGAANLESLLRDIGNKNGQPPASKASIEAMPSVEIGEDNKDGECAICLEVWEPGAVVKEMPCKHRFHGNCVEEWLKIHGNCPVCRYKMPVDEEELGKKRDGGDGGRDWRRAEREIWVSFAFNGNRRNRDSNENPSSDSTDFSTSSPSADHETES from the coding sequence ATGGCCTCTGAGACTGAATTACCTGCTGAATTATCTTCTATGTTTGAGAGGCTTTTAAGGCATAGAGACCTCTCTTTGTTTTTaccttatttttttgggttcacCTCCACTAACTCCACAGAGGAACGTGACCCAGACCAAGAACCACAAACAACAGACCCAAACGAAAGAATCATCCTTATAAACCCTCTCACTCAAGGCATGGTGGTGATTGAAGGAGCTGCAAATCTTGAATCTTTACTAAGAGACATAGGTAACAAGAATGGCCAACCACCAGCCTCAAAAGCATCCATAGAGGCCATGCCAAGTGTGGAGATCGGGGAAGATAATAAAGATGGCGAGTGTGCTATCTGTTTAGAGGTGTGGGAGCCTGGTGCGGTAGTAAAGGAGATGCCTTGTAAGCATAGGTTCCATGGTAATTGTGTAGAAGAGTGGTTAAAGATTCATGGGAATTGCCCTGTTTGCAGGTATAAGATGCCTGTCGATGAGGAGGAGTTGGGGAAGAAGAGAGACGGGGGAGATGGAGGGAGAGACTGGAGGAGAGCTGAAAGAGAGATTTGGGTTAGTTTTGCATTTAATGGTAATAGGAGAAATAGGGATTCAAATGAAAATCCTTCAAGTGATTCTACTGATTTCTCTACTTCAAGTCCAAGTGCTGATCATGAAACGGAGAGTTAA
- the LOC118062539 gene encoding (R)-mandelonitrile lyase-like, with translation MELLHVLLAASYILLVSFSQSSSMCQGKTLPYMTPDVTQISGRSFDYIIVGGGTAGCPLAATLSERYSVLLVERGSSPYENPFVLDKRFYGFPLFQTNEFSSVSQSFISKDGVSNLRGRVLGGSSAINGGFYSRASDAFVRRAGWDEELVKESYEWVESKIVFKPELTKWQSAVKFGLLEAGILPYNGFSLEHVEGTKMGGTVFDHDGRRHTSADLLETGNPDNIVVLLNATVKNIIFHKKGAENEKTVHGIRFIKSDGNGSQTYEAYLKQLENSGSWGDVILSAGALGSPQILLFSGIGPKRHLKNFGIPLVLDFPEIGQEMIDNPSISVLVESDPEVQLPDPPQIVGIADDFKFIVQGLILPTSINATIIPISIKFAFPASKGKLELNSTDPRQNPSVEFNYLAKEKDMKECIKMVQMVERVARSKSIAGFLGKEHYSNSKSPRELREFCKKNVRTFYHYHGGCAAGSVVDNDYRVHGVKRLRVVDGSTFLESPGTNPMATLLMLGRYQGIKILAD, from the exons atggAGCTTCTTCATGTACTTCTCGCAGCTTCGTATATTTTACTTGTTAGCTTTTCTCAATCCTCTTCAATGTGTCAAG GCAAAACTCTCCCCTACATGACTCCAGATGTCACACAGATCTCTGGAAGGTCATTCGATTACATAATAGTAGGGGGAGGCACCGCTGGTTGCCCCCTGGCAGCAACACTTTCAGAGAGATATTCTGTGCTATTGGTCGAACGAGGAAGCTCACCATATGAAAATCCTTTTGTATTGGACAAAAGGTTCTATGGTTTCCCGTTGTTCCAAACCAATGAATTCTCATCAGTTTCTCAAAGTTTTATCTCCAAGGACGGCGTTTCCAACCTTAGAGGACGAGTTCTTGGAGGATCATCAGCAATAAATGGTGGGTTCTATAGCAGAGCTAGCGATGCTTTTGTTAGAAGAGCTGGATGGGACGAAGAATTGGTCAAGGAATCTTATGAGTGGGTGGAgtctaaaatagtttttaaacctgAGTTGACCAAATGGCaatctgctgtcaaatttggcCTTCTTGAAGCAGGAATTCTACCTTATAATGGGTTCAGCTTGGAGCATGTAGAGGGCACAAAGATGGGAGGGACAGTGTTTGATCACGATGGGAGAAGGCACACCTCTGCTGATCTTTTAGAGACAGGGAACCCAGATAATATCGTAGTTCTTCTGAATGCAACTGTAAAGAATATCATCTTCCATAAAAAAG GTGCTGAAAATGAGAAAACAGTTCACGGTATTAGGTTCATCAAGAGCGATGGCAACGGAAGTCAAACGTATGAAGCTTATCTGAAGCAGCTAGAGAATTCAGGTTCATGGGGTGATGTTATTCTGTCAGCAGGAGCATTAGGGAGCCCCCAGATCCTATTGTTTAGTGGCATCGGACCAAAAAGACACCTGAAGAACTTTGGTATACCACTTGTGCTAGACTTTCCAGAGATTGGACAAGAGATGATAGACAACCCGTCCATATCCGTTTTGGTAGAGTCAGACCCCGAAGTTCAGTTACCCGATCCACCTCAAATCGTGGGCATAGCAGATGACTTCAAATTCATAGTTCAGGGATTAATCCTACCAACAAGCATCAATGCAACAATTATACCAATTTCAATCAAGTTTGCATTTCCAGCGTCCAAAGGGAAGCTGGAATTGAACAGCACTGACCCTAGGCAAAACCCTTCAGTTGAATTCAACTATCTCGCCAAGGAGAAGGACATGAAGGAATGTATCAAGATGGTTCAGATGGTTGAGAGAGTGGCAAGGTCCAAATCCATTGCTGGGTTCCTGGGGAAGGAACACTACAGTAATTCGAAGTCTCCTCGTGAACTGAGAGAGTTCTGCAAGAAGAATGTTAGGACTTTCTATCATTACCATGGTGGTTGCGCTGCTGGATCGGTTGTTGACAATGACTACAGAGTACATGGGGTAAAGCGATTGAGAGTAGTAGATGGATCGACTTTCTTGGAATCACCGGGAACGAACCCAATGGCTACGCTGTTGATGCTAGGAAGGTACCAAGGGATCAAGATTCTCGCGGATTAG